In a genomic window of Ipomoea triloba cultivar NCNSP0323 chromosome 3, ASM357664v1:
- the LOC116011747 gene encoding non-specific lipid-transfer protein A-like, protein MNRAMATAAILIAAVLAALPRPGQAVDCAQVDFTVSPCLAYLQNGGDAPPQPCCDAVNALIRITPSQQDRQDACECLKAAAPTFGIKAEVAAGLPAKCGVSTGVPISLDINCQSIG, encoded by the exons ATGAATCGAGCAATGGCTACGGCGGCGATCCTCATTGCGGCGGTGCTCGCCGCGCTGCCGCGGCCTGGCCAAGCCGTGGACTGCGCCCAGGTGGACTTCACGGTGTCCCCTTGCCTCGCCTATCTCCAGAACGGCGGCGACGCTCCTCCACAACCGTGCTGTGACGCCGTTAACGCCCTGATCAGGATAACGCCGTCGCAGCAGGATCGGCAGGACGCCTGTGAATGTCTCAAGGCCGCCGCCCCTACCTTCGGCATCAAGGCCGAGGTCGCCGCCGGTCTTCCCGCCAAATGCGGCGTTTCCACCGGCGTCCCCATCAGCCTCGACATCAACTGTCAAAG CATCGGTTGA
- the LOC116012637 gene encoding uncharacterized protein LOC116012637 isoform X1 has product MGYVSRLKVAVYWYLQALLGFFSAFLFRLGKGKGGVDSLEKSLDFSETSAGEFTCGETEMMNMSEDSEVEGEKNSGGFTFRFPTYEEFISGNRGIGIGVESVDSEVALNKDLKQSDYEGEDASNEENGDSDIHVCSKEETEVTNFGEIKDLKQSHPEEEDLSSEENENSDIHVCSKEETEVTNFGEIKDLKQSHPDEEDVCNEENENVGSKEETEVTNFGEIKDLKQSHPGEEDVSYGENENVGSKEETEVMNFGEIKDLKQSHPDEEDVSNEENENSDSDVCRKEETEVTNFGEIKDLEQSHPDEEDVSNEENQNVDIHVCSKEETEVTDFGENKDLKQSDYRGKDVSDEENENPDSDVCRKVETEVANLGDEKREFGKAESDSQWDLDFTDKTSFKSEKDSLVTDSDSASLTFEHMQYLMGRLVDSYSEGFLSDEDFGGEFKLDDNSNHMDTEESHDEMSEENQEFGTSDQDDSAIMDEHLEEFKQDGNDSLETMESEFLSENDFHEGAGNFEDWGLDDSLESLEPEFLSENDFREDLGELEDWDSDDEVFTNNLSESQNPMSENESDLDYGDANKMESLWEHQDLLEQIKMELKKVRATGLPTIFEESESPKMDDLKPWKIDERFQREDCIGELMKFNKSYRERMRKLDILTYQKLYAIGFLQKDPLKDPFQLLSSQKSSGPGLKSLKSVWPFKQKSGEIDPVAKFIKEIQCELEVVYVGQMCLSWEFLHWQYGKALDLWDSDPRGIHRYNEVAGEFQQFQVLLQRFIEDERFQAPRVRYYIKSRYDFRNLLQVPVIREDNLKDRKKAMKFEKGDFAITSDILVEILEECIRIFWRFVKADNDSSTVQVKCQKGGVHPEIENADDLELLMEVRRSLQKVKKWYTTYASIFISYFASSLFFFFFGLGLQKERKLRDTLRSENCVLRRFRRSCRDDDEDSDHVLYFFSQVDMKLVSRVLNMSRLTKEQLVWCHNKLSRIRFVNRRIHVDPSFLLFP; this is encoded by the exons ATGGGGTATGTTTCTCGGTTGAAGGTTGCTGTTTACTGGTATTTGCAAGCTCTGTTAGGCTTCTTCTCCGCATTCCTTTTCAG GCTGGGAAAGGGAAAGGGCGGTGTTGATTCTTTGGAGAAAAGTTTGGATTTTTCTGAAACTTCTGCTGGGGAGTTTACTTGCGGTGAAACAGAGATGATGAACATGTCTGAGGATTCAGAGGTCGAGGGAGAAAAGAACAGTGGCGGTTTCACTTTTCGATTCCCGACATACGAGGAATTCATTAGTGGAAATAGAGGGATTGGGATTGGGGTTGAAAGTGTTGATTCTGAAGTTGCATTGAACAAGGATTTGAAGCAATCTGATTACGAAGGAGAAGATGCTTCTAATGAGGAGAATGGGGATTCTGACATTCATGTGTGCAGCAAAGAGGAAACTGAGGTGACAAACTTCGGAGAAATTAAGGATTTGAAGCAATCTCATCCCGAGGAAGAAGATCTGTCTAGTGAAGAAAATGAGAATTCTGACATTCATGTGTGCAGCAAAGAGGAAACTGAGGTGACAAACTTTGGAGAAATTAAGGATTTGAAGCAATCTCATCCCGACGAAGAAGATGTTtgtaatgaagaaaatgagaaTGTCGGCAGCAAAGAGGAGACTGAGGTGACGAACTTTGGAGAAATTAAGGATTTGAAGCAATCTCATCCCGGCGAAGAAGATGTTTCTTATGGAGAAAATGAGAATGTCGGCAGCAAAGAGGAGACTGAGGTGATGAACTTTGGAGAAATTAAGGATTTGAAGCAATCTCATCCCGACGAAGAAGATGTttctaatgaagaaaatgagaaTTCTGACAGTGATGTGTGCAGAAAAGAGGAAACTGAGGTTACAAACTTTGGAGAAATTAAGGATTTGGAACAATCTCATCCTGATGAAGAAGATGTTTCTAATGAAGAAAATCAGAATGTCGACATTCATGTATGCAGCAAAGAGGAAACTGAGGTGACAGACTTTGGAGAAAATAAGGATTTGAAGCAATCTGATTATAGAGGAAAAGATGTTTCTGATGAAGAAAACGAGAATCCTGACAGTGATGTGTGCAGAAAAGTGGAAACCGAGGTTGCAAACTTGGGAGATGAGAAGAGAGAGTTTGGTAAAGCAGAGAGTGACTCTCAATGGGATCTCGATTTTACTGACAAGACTTCGTTTAAATCCGAGAAAGATTCATTGGTTACTGATTCTGATTCTGCGTCGCTTACTTTTGAGCATATGCAATATCTCATGGGTCGTTTAGTTGATTCGTACAGTGAAGGTTTCTTGTCTGATGAGGATTTCGGGGGAGAATTCAAGCTTGATGATAACTCGAACCATATGGATACCGAGGAGAGCCATGATGAAATGTCCGAGGAAAATCAAGAATTTGGTACTTCTGATCAAGATGATAGTGCTATAATGGATGAACATCTCGAGGAATTCAAGCAAGATGGTAATGATAGCCTTGAAACTATGGAATCCGAGTTTTTATCAGAGAACGATTTTCATGAAGGTGCAGGGAACTTCGAGGATTGGGGATTAGATGATAGCCTCGAAAGTTTGGAACCCGAGTTTCTATCAGAGAACGATTTTCGTGAAGATTTAGGCGAGTTGGAGGATTGGGACTCAGATGATGAGGTCTTCACCAACAATTTATCAGAATCTCAAAATCCCATGTCGGAAAACGAGTCAGATTTGGATTATGGGGATGCAAACAAGATGGAATCCTTGTGGGAACATCAAGATTTGCTTGAACAAATAAAGATGGAGCTCAAAAAGGTCAGAGCCACGGGGCTGCCTACAATCTTCGAAGAGTCCGAGTCTCCCAAAATGGATGACCTAAAGCCTTGGAAAATCGATGAACGGTTCCAACGCGAAGACTGCATAGGCGAGCTAATGAAGTTCAACAAGAGCTACCGAGAAAGGATGCGTAAACTCGATATCTTGACGTACCAAAAGCTGTATGCAATAG GTTTTCTGCAGAAAGATCCGCTAAAAGATCCATTTCAATTGCTCTCAAGCCAGAAATCTTCAGGTCCAGGACTCAAATCCTTGAAAAGTGTTTGGCCATTCAAACAAAAAAGCGGTGAGATTGATCCAGTGGCAAAGTTTATCAAGGAAATACAGTGTGAACTGGAAGTGGTATACGTGGGACAGATGTGCCTTTCTTGGGAATTCCTACATTGGCAATACGGGAAGGCCCTAGACCTGTGGGATTCTGACCCTCGTGGGATCCATCGATATAATGAAGTTGCGGGAGAGTTTCAGCAGTTTCAGGTGCTCCTGCAAAGATTCATAGAAGACGAGCGTTTCCAAGCGCCAAGAGTGCGATACTATATCAAAAGCAGATATGACTTCCGTAATCTTCTCCAAGTTCCTGTTATAAGAG AGGACAACCTGAAGGACAGGAAGAAGGCGATGAAATTTGAGAAGGGTGATTTTGCCATTACAAGCGATATTCTAGTGGAGATCCTGGAAGAATGTATACGAATCTTTTGGCGGTTTGTTAAAGCTGATAACGACTCCTCCACCGTGCAAGTGAAGTGTCAGAAGGGAGGAGTACACCCCGAGATTGAAAATGCAGATGATCTCGAGCTGTTAATGGAGGTCAGAAGAAGTCTGCAAAAGGTAAAGAAATGGTATACTACTTATGCATCTATTTTCATTAGCTATTTCGCGAGTagcttattcttcttcttcttcgggcTTGGATTGCAGAAGGAGAGGAAGCTTCGGGACACATTGAGGAGCGAAAACTGCGTGTTGAGGAGATTCAGAAGGTCGTGCAGAGACGACGACGAAGATTCAGATCATGTTCTTTATTTCTTCTCACAAGTAGACATGAAATTAGTTTCTAGGGTTCTTAACATGTCTAGGCTAACAAAAGAGCAATTGGTTTGGTGCCATAACAAGCTAAGCAGGATTCGTTTTGTAAATAGAAGGATTCATGTAGACCCGTCATTTTTGCTCTTCCCATGA
- the LOC116012637 gene encoding uncharacterized protein LOC116012637 isoform X3 has product MMNMSEDSEVEGEKNSGGFTFRFPTYEEFISGNRGIGIGVESVDSEVALNKDLKQSDYEGEDASNEENGDSDIHVCSKEETEVTNFGEIKDLKQSHPEEEDLSSEENENSDIHVCSKEETEVTNFGEIKDLKQSHPDEEDVCNEENENVGSKEETEVTNFGEIKDLKQSHPGEEDVSYGENENVGSKEETEVMNFGEIKDLKQSHPDEEDVSNEENENSDSDVCRKEETEVTNFGEIKDLEQSHPDEEDVSNEENQNVDIHVCSKEETEVTDFGENKDLKQSDYRGKDVSDEENENPDSDVCRKVETEVANLGDEKREFGKAESDSQWDLDFTDKTSFKSEKDSLVTDSDSASLTFEHMQYLMGRLVDSYSEGFLSDEDFGGEFKLDDNSNHMDTEESHDEMSEENQEFGTSDQDDSAIMDEHLEEFKQDGNDSLETMESEFLSENDFHEGAGNFEDWGLDDSLESLEPEFLSENDFREDLGELEDWDSDDEVFTNNLSESQNPMSENESDLDYGDANKMESLWEHQDLLEQIKMELKKVRATGLPTIFEESESPKMDDLKPWKIDERFQREDCIGELMKFNKSYRERMRKLDILTYQKLYAIGFLQKDPLKDPFQLLSSQKSSGPGLKSLKSVWPFKQKSGEIDPVAKFIKEIQCELEVVYVGQMCLSWEFLHWQYGKALDLWDSDPRGIHRYNEVAGEFQQFQVLLQRFIEDERFQAPRVRYYIKSRYDFRNLLQVPVIREDNLKDRKKAMKFEKGDFAITSDILVEILEECIRIFWRFVKADNDSSTVQVKCQKGGVHPEIENADDLELLMEVRRSLQKVKKWYTTYASIFISYFASSLFFFFFGLGLQKERKLRDTLRSENCVLRRFRRSCRDDDEDSDHVLYFFSQVDMKLVSRVLNMSRLTKEQLVWCHNKLSRIRFVNRRIHVDPSFLLFP; this is encoded by the exons ATGATGAACATGTCTGAGGATTCAGAGGTCGAGGGAGAAAAGAACAGTGGCGGTTTCACTTTTCGATTCCCGACATACGAGGAATTCATTAGTGGAAATAGAGGGATTGGGATTGGGGTTGAAAGTGTTGATTCTGAAGTTGCATTGAACAAGGATTTGAAGCAATCTGATTACGAAGGAGAAGATGCTTCTAATGAGGAGAATGGGGATTCTGACATTCATGTGTGCAGCAAAGAGGAAACTGAGGTGACAAACTTCGGAGAAATTAAGGATTTGAAGCAATCTCATCCCGAGGAAGAAGATCTGTCTAGTGAAGAAAATGAGAATTCTGACATTCATGTGTGCAGCAAAGAGGAAACTGAGGTGACAAACTTTGGAGAAATTAAGGATTTGAAGCAATCTCATCCCGACGAAGAAGATGTTtgtaatgaagaaaatgagaaTGTCGGCAGCAAAGAGGAGACTGAGGTGACGAACTTTGGAGAAATTAAGGATTTGAAGCAATCTCATCCCGGCGAAGAAGATGTTTCTTATGGAGAAAATGAGAATGTCGGCAGCAAAGAGGAGACTGAGGTGATGAACTTTGGAGAAATTAAGGATTTGAAGCAATCTCATCCCGACGAAGAAGATGTttctaatgaagaaaatgagaaTTCTGACAGTGATGTGTGCAGAAAAGAGGAAACTGAGGTTACAAACTTTGGAGAAATTAAGGATTTGGAACAATCTCATCCTGATGAAGAAGATGTTTCTAATGAAGAAAATCAGAATGTCGACATTCATGTATGCAGCAAAGAGGAAACTGAGGTGACAGACTTTGGAGAAAATAAGGATTTGAAGCAATCTGATTATAGAGGAAAAGATGTTTCTGATGAAGAAAACGAGAATCCTGACAGTGATGTGTGCAGAAAAGTGGAAACCGAGGTTGCAAACTTGGGAGATGAGAAGAGAGAGTTTGGTAAAGCAGAGAGTGACTCTCAATGGGATCTCGATTTTACTGACAAGACTTCGTTTAAATCCGAGAAAGATTCATTGGTTACTGATTCTGATTCTGCGTCGCTTACTTTTGAGCATATGCAATATCTCATGGGTCGTTTAGTTGATTCGTACAGTGAAGGTTTCTTGTCTGATGAGGATTTCGGGGGAGAATTCAAGCTTGATGATAACTCGAACCATATGGATACCGAGGAGAGCCATGATGAAATGTCCGAGGAAAATCAAGAATTTGGTACTTCTGATCAAGATGATAGTGCTATAATGGATGAACATCTCGAGGAATTCAAGCAAGATGGTAATGATAGCCTTGAAACTATGGAATCCGAGTTTTTATCAGAGAACGATTTTCATGAAGGTGCAGGGAACTTCGAGGATTGGGGATTAGATGATAGCCTCGAAAGTTTGGAACCCGAGTTTCTATCAGAGAACGATTTTCGTGAAGATTTAGGCGAGTTGGAGGATTGGGACTCAGATGATGAGGTCTTCACCAACAATTTATCAGAATCTCAAAATCCCATGTCGGAAAACGAGTCAGATTTGGATTATGGGGATGCAAACAAGATGGAATCCTTGTGGGAACATCAAGATTTGCTTGAACAAATAAAGATGGAGCTCAAAAAGGTCAGAGCCACGGGGCTGCCTACAATCTTCGAAGAGTCCGAGTCTCCCAAAATGGATGACCTAAAGCCTTGGAAAATCGATGAACGGTTCCAACGCGAAGACTGCATAGGCGAGCTAATGAAGTTCAACAAGAGCTACCGAGAAAGGATGCGTAAACTCGATATCTTGACGTACCAAAAGCTGTATGCAATAG GTTTTCTGCAGAAAGATCCGCTAAAAGATCCATTTCAATTGCTCTCAAGCCAGAAATCTTCAGGTCCAGGACTCAAATCCTTGAAAAGTGTTTGGCCATTCAAACAAAAAAGCGGTGAGATTGATCCAGTGGCAAAGTTTATCAAGGAAATACAGTGTGAACTGGAAGTGGTATACGTGGGACAGATGTGCCTTTCTTGGGAATTCCTACATTGGCAATACGGGAAGGCCCTAGACCTGTGGGATTCTGACCCTCGTGGGATCCATCGATATAATGAAGTTGCGGGAGAGTTTCAGCAGTTTCAGGTGCTCCTGCAAAGATTCATAGAAGACGAGCGTTTCCAAGCGCCAAGAGTGCGATACTATATCAAAAGCAGATATGACTTCCGTAATCTTCTCCAAGTTCCTGTTATAAGAG AGGACAACCTGAAGGACAGGAAGAAGGCGATGAAATTTGAGAAGGGTGATTTTGCCATTACAAGCGATATTCTAGTGGAGATCCTGGAAGAATGTATACGAATCTTTTGGCGGTTTGTTAAAGCTGATAACGACTCCTCCACCGTGCAAGTGAAGTGTCAGAAGGGAGGAGTACACCCCGAGATTGAAAATGCAGATGATCTCGAGCTGTTAATGGAGGTCAGAAGAAGTCTGCAAAAGGTAAAGAAATGGTATACTACTTATGCATCTATTTTCATTAGCTATTTCGCGAGTagcttattcttcttcttcttcgggcTTGGATTGCAGAAGGAGAGGAAGCTTCGGGACACATTGAGGAGCGAAAACTGCGTGTTGAGGAGATTCAGAAGGTCGTGCAGAGACGACGACGAAGATTCAGATCATGTTCTTTATTTCTTCTCACAAGTAGACATGAAATTAGTTTCTAGGGTTCTTAACATGTCTAGGCTAACAAAAGAGCAATTGGTTTGGTGCCATAACAAGCTAAGCAGGATTCGTTTTGTAAATAGAAGGATTCATGTAGACCCGTCATTTTTGCTCTTCCCATGA
- the LOC116013820 gene encoding uncharacterized protein LOC116013820 — MPAMADETETKISDDGEEGIVEKDAKVLNFLDSLDSYLILMDTLSSTLRQGCLELASARLSMGASRINSSLLDLKPHSAATTLEIDHLEGSRMEQVHFRLCKWASSASPQSSPKEGKFDEDELLHRKSYNPESTHHGDDSEAQGKKQENNGSQRAVDDQAQRERRKKLSMFGMLVSPKLRSAQLSYETALDTIIEIANMRTSLLHVYNQVAEDMKITPND; from the exons ATGCCGGCCATGGCGGATGAAACGGAAACGAAAATCTCTGACGATGGAGAAGAAGGAATTGTAGAGAAAGACgcaaaagtattaaattttctcGATTCATTGGATAGCTATTTGATTCTCATGGACACTTTATCTTCAACACTTCGCCAG GGATGTCTGGAGTTGGCTAGTGCTCGACTTTCTATGGGTGCGTCACGCATCAACAGCTCATTACTTGACCTCAAACCACATTCTGCTGCAACTACATTGGAAATTGATCATTTGGAAG GATCCAGGATGGAGCAGGTGCATTTCAGGTTATGCAAGTGGGCTTCTTCTGCTAGTCCACAAAGCTCACCCAAGGAAGGTAAATTTGATGAGGACGAGCTGTTGCATAGAAAATCTTACAATCCAGAGTCCACGCACCATGGTGATGATTCTG AAGCTCAGGGGAAGAAGCAAGAAAATAATGGATCTCAGCGAGCAGTTGATGACCAA GCTCAGAGAGAGCGGCGCAAAAAACTATCTATGTTTGGAATGCTGGTTTCTCCAAAGCTTCGTTCTGCCCAACTTTCATATGAGACAG CTCTGGATACTATCATAGAAATAGCAAACATGCGAACGTCACTGCTGCATGTGTACAATCAAGTGGCGGAGGATATGAAAATCACTCCAAATGACTAG
- the LOC116012637 gene encoding uncharacterized protein LOC116012637 isoform X2, protein MGYVSRLKVAVYWYLQALLGFFSAFLFRLGKGKGGVDSLEKSLDFSETSAGEFTCGETEMMNMSEDSEVEGEKNSGGFTFRFPTYEEFISGNRGIGIGVESVDSEVALNKDLKQSDYEGEDASNEENGDSDIHVCSKEETEVTNFGEIKDLKQSHPEEEDLSSEENENSDIHVCSKEETEVTNFGEIKDLKQSHPDEEDVCNEENENVGSKEETEVTNFGEIKDLKQSHPGEEDVSYGENENVGSKEETEVMNFGEIKDLKQSHPDEEDVSNEENENSDSDVCRKEETEVTNFGEIKDLEQSHPDEEDVSNEENQNVDIHVCSKEETEVTDFGENKDLKQSDYRGKDVSDEENENPDSDVCRKVETEVANLGDEKREFGKAESDSQWDLDFTDKTSFKSEKDSLVTDSDSASLTFEHMQYLMGRLVDSYSEGFLSDEDFGGEFKLDDNSNHMDTEESHDEMSEENQEFGTSDQDDSAIMDEHLEEFKQDGNDSLETMESEFLSENDFHEGAGNFEDWGLDDSLESLEPEFLSENDFREDLGELEDWDSDDEVFTNNLSESQNPMSENESDLDYGDANKMESLWEHQDLLEQIKMELKKVRATGLPTIFEESESPKMDDLKPWKIDERFQREDCIGELMKFNKSYRERMRKLDILTYQKLYAIGFLQKDPLKDPFQLLSSQKSSGPGLKSLKSVWPFKQKSGEIDPVAKFIKEIQCELEVVYVGQMCLSWEFLHWQYGKALDLWDSDPRGIHRYNEVAGEFQQFQVLLQRFIEDERFQAPRVRYYIKSRYDFRNLLQVPVIREDNLKDRKKAMKFEKGDFAITSDILVEILEECIRIFWRFVKADNDSSTVQVKCQKGGVHPEIENADDLELLMEVRRSLQKKERKLRDTLRSENCVLRRFRRSCRDDDEDSDHVLYFFSQVDMKLVSRVLNMSRLTKEQLVWCHNKLSRIRFVNRRIHVDPSFLLFP, encoded by the exons ATGGGGTATGTTTCTCGGTTGAAGGTTGCTGTTTACTGGTATTTGCAAGCTCTGTTAGGCTTCTTCTCCGCATTCCTTTTCAG GCTGGGAAAGGGAAAGGGCGGTGTTGATTCTTTGGAGAAAAGTTTGGATTTTTCTGAAACTTCTGCTGGGGAGTTTACTTGCGGTGAAACAGAGATGATGAACATGTCTGAGGATTCAGAGGTCGAGGGAGAAAAGAACAGTGGCGGTTTCACTTTTCGATTCCCGACATACGAGGAATTCATTAGTGGAAATAGAGGGATTGGGATTGGGGTTGAAAGTGTTGATTCTGAAGTTGCATTGAACAAGGATTTGAAGCAATCTGATTACGAAGGAGAAGATGCTTCTAATGAGGAGAATGGGGATTCTGACATTCATGTGTGCAGCAAAGAGGAAACTGAGGTGACAAACTTCGGAGAAATTAAGGATTTGAAGCAATCTCATCCCGAGGAAGAAGATCTGTCTAGTGAAGAAAATGAGAATTCTGACATTCATGTGTGCAGCAAAGAGGAAACTGAGGTGACAAACTTTGGAGAAATTAAGGATTTGAAGCAATCTCATCCCGACGAAGAAGATGTTtgtaatgaagaaaatgagaaTGTCGGCAGCAAAGAGGAGACTGAGGTGACGAACTTTGGAGAAATTAAGGATTTGAAGCAATCTCATCCCGGCGAAGAAGATGTTTCTTATGGAGAAAATGAGAATGTCGGCAGCAAAGAGGAGACTGAGGTGATGAACTTTGGAGAAATTAAGGATTTGAAGCAATCTCATCCCGACGAAGAAGATGTttctaatgaagaaaatgagaaTTCTGACAGTGATGTGTGCAGAAAAGAGGAAACTGAGGTTACAAACTTTGGAGAAATTAAGGATTTGGAACAATCTCATCCTGATGAAGAAGATGTTTCTAATGAAGAAAATCAGAATGTCGACATTCATGTATGCAGCAAAGAGGAAACTGAGGTGACAGACTTTGGAGAAAATAAGGATTTGAAGCAATCTGATTATAGAGGAAAAGATGTTTCTGATGAAGAAAACGAGAATCCTGACAGTGATGTGTGCAGAAAAGTGGAAACCGAGGTTGCAAACTTGGGAGATGAGAAGAGAGAGTTTGGTAAAGCAGAGAGTGACTCTCAATGGGATCTCGATTTTACTGACAAGACTTCGTTTAAATCCGAGAAAGATTCATTGGTTACTGATTCTGATTCTGCGTCGCTTACTTTTGAGCATATGCAATATCTCATGGGTCGTTTAGTTGATTCGTACAGTGAAGGTTTCTTGTCTGATGAGGATTTCGGGGGAGAATTCAAGCTTGATGATAACTCGAACCATATGGATACCGAGGAGAGCCATGATGAAATGTCCGAGGAAAATCAAGAATTTGGTACTTCTGATCAAGATGATAGTGCTATAATGGATGAACATCTCGAGGAATTCAAGCAAGATGGTAATGATAGCCTTGAAACTATGGAATCCGAGTTTTTATCAGAGAACGATTTTCATGAAGGTGCAGGGAACTTCGAGGATTGGGGATTAGATGATAGCCTCGAAAGTTTGGAACCCGAGTTTCTATCAGAGAACGATTTTCGTGAAGATTTAGGCGAGTTGGAGGATTGGGACTCAGATGATGAGGTCTTCACCAACAATTTATCAGAATCTCAAAATCCCATGTCGGAAAACGAGTCAGATTTGGATTATGGGGATGCAAACAAGATGGAATCCTTGTGGGAACATCAAGATTTGCTTGAACAAATAAAGATGGAGCTCAAAAAGGTCAGAGCCACGGGGCTGCCTACAATCTTCGAAGAGTCCGAGTCTCCCAAAATGGATGACCTAAAGCCTTGGAAAATCGATGAACGGTTCCAACGCGAAGACTGCATAGGCGAGCTAATGAAGTTCAACAAGAGCTACCGAGAAAGGATGCGTAAACTCGATATCTTGACGTACCAAAAGCTGTATGCAATAG GTTTTCTGCAGAAAGATCCGCTAAAAGATCCATTTCAATTGCTCTCAAGCCAGAAATCTTCAGGTCCAGGACTCAAATCCTTGAAAAGTGTTTGGCCATTCAAACAAAAAAGCGGTGAGATTGATCCAGTGGCAAAGTTTATCAAGGAAATACAGTGTGAACTGGAAGTGGTATACGTGGGACAGATGTGCCTTTCTTGGGAATTCCTACATTGGCAATACGGGAAGGCCCTAGACCTGTGGGATTCTGACCCTCGTGGGATCCATCGATATAATGAAGTTGCGGGAGAGTTTCAGCAGTTTCAGGTGCTCCTGCAAAGATTCATAGAAGACGAGCGTTTCCAAGCGCCAAGAGTGCGATACTATATCAAAAGCAGATATGACTTCCGTAATCTTCTCCAAGTTCCTGTTATAAGAG AGGACAACCTGAAGGACAGGAAGAAGGCGATGAAATTTGAGAAGGGTGATTTTGCCATTACAAGCGATATTCTAGTGGAGATCCTGGAAGAATGTATACGAATCTTTTGGCGGTTTGTTAAAGCTGATAACGACTCCTCCACCGTGCAAGTGAAGTGTCAGAAGGGAGGAGTACACCCCGAGATTGAAAATGCAGATGATCTCGAGCTGTTAATGGAGGTCAGAAGAAGTCTGCAAAAG AAGGAGAGGAAGCTTCGGGACACATTGAGGAGCGAAAACTGCGTGTTGAGGAGATTCAGAAGGTCGTGCAGAGACGACGACGAAGATTCAGATCATGTTCTTTATTTCTTCTCACAAGTAGACATGAAATTAGTTTCTAGGGTTCTTAACATGTCTAGGCTAACAAAAGAGCAATTGGTTTGGTGCCATAACAAGCTAAGCAGGATTCGTTTTGTAAATAGAAGGATTCATGTAGACCCGTCATTTTTGCTCTTCCCATGA
- the LOC116014527 gene encoding non-specific lipid-transfer protein A-like, with protein sequence MNRAMAWVILMAAVLGALRLGQAMDCHQAESYISDCLPYLQGDTPRPSMPCCDSFRDLLRQTPTEQRTACECYKATAASPDIKPDIAYYFPRNCGLGSRFTISRDSDCQSVL encoded by the exons ATGAATCGTGCGATGGCTTGGGTGATCTTGATGGCGGCGGTGCTGGGCGCACTGCGGCTTGGCCAAGCCATGGACTGCCACCAGGCGGAATCATACATTTCCGATTGCCTCCCCTACCTCCAAGGGGACACCCCTCGTCCTTCAATGCCCTGCTGTGACTCATTCAGAGACCTGCTCAGGCAAACTCCGACGGAGCAGCGGACCGCCTGCGAGTGTTACAAGGCCACCGCCGCTAGCCCCGACATCAAGCCCGACATTGCCTACTATTTTCCCAGGAATTGTGGTCTTGGCAGCAGGTTTACCATCAGCCGCGACAGCGACTGTCAAAG CGTCCTTTGA